A window of the Dictyostelium discoideum AX4 chromosome 4 chromosome, whole genome shotgun sequence genome harbors these coding sequences:
- a CDS encoding Mog1 family protein, with protein sequence MSETFEKRQLYGGAIEIDIPRRFIDVTSYRHIPDHQELFSDEKSDQSVIIELNEFQDHISNANAIKHHYEVLVEDAGISTDKSVILNFRELTQAEMPNFDASIPKYVLLAQQKIAKFNETAENTINIYMALVRLEKSKTDLLITFNEAIALAPTSSSVAVVQNLTPSNDQSKSEQLFLTMLKSFKIKDYSLFVHN encoded by the exons atgtcagaAACTTTTGAAAAAAGACAATTATATGGTGGagcaattgaaattgatataCCAAGAAGATTCATTGATGTTACAAGTTATAGACATATACCAGATCATCAAGAATTATTCTCTGATGAGAAATCAGATCAAAGTGTAATCATTGAATTAAACGAATTCCAAGACCATATTTCAAATGCAAATGCCATCAAACATCACTATGAAGTCCTTGTTGAAGATGCAGGTATCTCCACTGATAAATCAGTGATTTTAAACTTTAGAGAATTAACACAAGCTGAAATGCCAAATTTTGATGCATCCATTCCAAAATACGTTTTATTAGCACAACAAAAGATAGccaaatttaatgaaaccGCTGAAAATACT attaatatatatatggcATTGGTTAGAttagaaaaatcaaaaacagaCCTTTTAATTACCTTTAATGAAGCTATTGCATTAGCACCAACAAGTAGCAGTGTGGCGGTCGTTCAAAATTTAACACCATCAAATGATCAATCAAAATctgaacaattatttttaacaatgttaaaatcattcaaaattaaagattattctttattcgtacataattaa
- a CDS encoding DNA polymerase alpha primase subunit, whose protein sequence is MMEDEIDIDFSNEISRQDVLQLREYYDKLFPFDLLYDWLTINSINEKEEDKKRAFERREFSVRINKVSSSFVIRNKSFNRVEDLKEFLKGRQNIDGVYEVPERLDIGPICSWEPSKKATVSDYQPVSKELVFDIDVDDYNPIRVCCSSTSLCEKCWGFLAVSAEFIDNYLRECFGFQQIMYVFSGRRGLHIWVSDRAAQHLTRENRASILNHIRVELSQNQIPILKRSFDQILLPHFEKCIIEEQQIFTNEKQRKNFLSLLPISYKRQDRKITLTPSEDIEKKLKEIQDENLSNSEIWFAVKSYLEDNNLKEHLYNLVFHYTMPRIDEPVTIGLDHLLKSPFCIHPDTKKLCVPLDINEIYKFNPNQVPTVDQLINDPKLFNKFKKIFKNHVNQMKLKYNLTIQDPMEF, encoded by the exons atgatggaagatgaaattgatatagatttttcaaatgaaatctCAAGACAAGATGTATTACAATTAAGAGAATATTAtg ataaattatttccatttgatttattatatgaTTGGTTAACAATAAATAgtataaatgaaaaagaagaagataaaAAGAGAGCATTTGAAAGAAGAGAATTTTCAGTAAGGATCAATAAAGTATCTTCATCATTTGTTATTCGTAATAAATCATTCAATAGAGTTgaagatttaaaagaatttttaaaaggtaGACAAAATATTGATGGTGTATATGAAGTACCAGAGAGATTAGATATTGGACCCATCTGTAGTTGGGAACCATCTAAAAAGGCAACAGTTTCAGATTACCAACCAGTGTCAAAGGAATTGGTATTCgatattgatgttgatgattaTAATCCAATTCGTGTTTGTTGTTCATCAACATCACTATGTGAAAAGTGTTGGGGATTTTTAGCAGTTTCAGCAGAGTTTATAGATAATTATCTTAGGGAATGTTTTGGTTTCCAACAGATAATGTACGTTTTTAGTGGTCGTCGTGGTTTACACATTTGGGTGTCGGATAGAGCCGCACAACATCTAACAAGAGAGAATCGtgcttcaattttaaatcatatcAGAGTTGAGTTATCTCAAAATCAAATCCCAATTCTTAAACGTTCATTCGACCAAATTCTATTACCACACTTTGAAAAATGCATTATAGAGGAACAACAAATTTTCACCAATGAAAAACAAcgtaaaaactttttatcattattaccaatcTCTTACAAGAGACAAGATAGAAAAATCACTTTAACGCCATCTGAAGAtattgaaaagaaattaaaagaaattcaagatgaaaatttatcaaaCTCTGAAATTTGGTTCGCTGTTAAATCTTATCTcgaagataataatttaaaggaACATCTCTACAATTTAGTTTTCCATTATACAATGCCAAGAATTGATGAACCAGTAACGATTGGTCTTGATCATCTTTTGAAATCTCCATTCTGTATACACCCTGATACAAAGAAACTTTGTGTTCCTTTggatattaatgaaatttataaatttaatccaAATCAAGTTCCAACAgttgatcaattaattaatgatccaaaattatttaacaaatttaaaaaaatatttaaaaatcatgtaaatcaaatgaaattaaaatataatttaacaattCAAGATCCAAtggaattttaa
- a CDS encoding lung seven transmembrane receptor family protein — translation MKNLSQFLFVIIFILFLNRNVESSIFPIINNGVFDQYSSATSFVYSNKSSVPHTSPGDGKPYAGMNGYITINSEAFIPPNSDDNNSNSNNNNNNNNNSNGNSNEPYINFLLYRMNEVKYIGDVSGTVCCTLELSKSKQCEYGTVFIQDSTYTTDDTNKNYTLIINHKTSTGDGGSDNTDGSHVYGITIVPKLQSFPISITIPIDQTGLYSLIVTTCKPASTNIDSPFTVDADLIFMNPYGYLTGDKYPFLYFNLILSAFYVGLFIMWAVLFLKFKDTALRIQYWISLVILLGFLESLTNYFTLSSINKIGHFSNAGVFFVTLFGTLKSGFARSLVVLVSLGYGVMVPRLPKPTIIKLSVITVVYLLIKGAQNYVYNSPTQTNSTQISFIYLTLPVSVLDTVFYWWILTSLTEIMNNLQTKNQTAKLLMFRSFIWVLLGSAVCSFIILMAEIIVTWATSYEYSAQTSWVVEVSWGVSYFVVLVSICWIWKPNANNQKFAYSELADQDDDIGLESIDGLSHRGHKNNTNNNNGTRHDIIDNENTIESIDGQANTFTIQDEYEDQDLHDEKVEIADMFKNL, via the exons atgaaaaatttatcTCAATTTctatttgtaataatatttatattatttttaaatagaaatGTTGAGTCTAGTATATTTCCTATTATAAACAATGGTGTTTTTGATCAATAT aGTTCAGCAACATCATTTGTATATTCAAATAAGAGTAGTGTCCCACATACATCACCAGGAGATGGAAAACCTTATGCAGGAATGAATGGTTACATTACAATTAATAGCGAAGCATTTATTCCACCAAAtagtgatgataataatagtaatagtaataataataataacaataacaataatagtaatggtaattcAAATGAACCATACATTAATTTCTTATTATATAGAATGAATGAAGTTAAATATATAGGTGATGTAAGTGGCACTGTATGTTGTACACTTGAATTATCAAAGAGTAAACAATGCGAATATGGTACTGTTTTCATACAAGATTCAACATATACCACTGATGACACCAATAAGAACTACAcattaataatcaatcatAAAACAAGTACTGGTGATGGTGGCAGTGATAATACTGATGGTTCTCATGTTTATGGTATTACAATCGTACCAAAATTACAATCATTCCCAATCTCAATAACAATACCAATTGATCAAACTGGTTTATATAGTTTAATCGTTACAACTTGTAAACCTGCTTCAACAAATATTGATTCTCCTTTCACTGTTGATGCTGATTTAATCTTTATGAATCCATATGGTTATTTAACTGGTGATAAATATCCATTCTTATAT tttaatttaatattatcagcATTTTATGTTGGATTATTTATAATGTGGGCAGTTTTATTTCTCAAATTTAAAGATACAGCACTCAGAATCCAATATTGGATTAGTTTAGTTATTTTATTAGGTTTCTTAGAATCTTTAACAAATTATTTCACCCTTAGttcaatcaataaaattGGTCATTTCTCAAATGCTGGTGTATTTTTCGTTACTTTATTTGGTACTTTAAAGAGTGGTTTTGCAAGATCATTAGTTGTTTTAGTTTCATTAGGTTATGGTGTAATGGT acCAAGATTACCAAAACcaacaattatcaaattatcaGTTATAACagtagtttatttattaattaaaggaGCACAAAATTATGTATATAATTCACCAACTCAAACTAATAGTACACAAATAtctttcatttatttaacaTTACCAGTTTCAGTATTGGATACAGTATTTTATTGGTGGATTTTAACATCATTGACAGAGATTATGAATAATTTACAAACAAAGAATCAAACAGCCAAATTGTTAATGTTTAGATCATTCATTTGGGTATTATTAGGTAGCGCAGTTTGTTCATTCATTATTCTTATGGCAGAGATTATTGTCACTTGGGCAACCTCTTATGAATATTCTGCTCAAACCAGTTGGGTCGTAGAAGTATCTTGGGGTGTAAGTTACTTTGTAGTTTTAGTTTCAATTTGTTGGATTTGGAAACCAAATGCAAATAATCAAAAGTTTGCCTACTCTGAATTGGCTGATCAAGATGATGATATAGGATTAGAATCCATTGATGGTCTAAGTCATAGAGGTCACAAAAATAAtaccaacaataacaatgGAACTAGACATGATAtcattgataatgaaaatactaTTGAAAGTATTGATGGTCAAGCAAATACTTTTACAATTCAAGATGAATATGAAGATCAAGATTTACATGATGAAAaag TTGAAATTGCTGATATGttcaaaaatttataa
- the spc97 gene encoding spindle pole body component 97, whose translation MKQNQPNLNVNLNNRLQQQQLNQVAQQQLQQQPLKNTKQNPINNQTNGILNNKPITTSSNIMNSDNILNNNNNNNTNKPSSTFNFNITNTPPPPVNKQKPITSSSTSKPSNTTTTTTTTTTTTKPPSNSLPSSSSSKVKVNSLTSQNNNNNNSNTNTNMTTQPPTFNNLIKPQSLPSTTGMNEIKNTPTRTTTTTSTQHTKYIKEDIVVKENNNRISNMNNNNISGASGGTTFNSYNYLPNNTLDNFINNSNTTTTTTNNNTNNNNNNNNNNNIINNIKQQHELELLQQKHIEEMKILQNEQLNQLKKQQKKLNESDTDGSDDDDDDDDEYGENMNLSPRTLRELKNIQRLKNLEKFSPPYLITKKTSPSIKTLPKFPEWTKERPFLNYGYLANISTNYTSLILPSKYEQTKIQLSSIPNYFREQILIEDLLSTMIGIEGECIHIGVVQENEDDSLQSNLVSFVVEGEVDPSNNDLVQRILPLCSYYSFVNDFIQIRYAYEWGIINHSLCFSIDQLLKEYLVLVSQLEGQLKSERLSLQRMWFYLQPTIKTFEILYRVTSEIMRCNSHGVQVINLLLKLQSKYSSDKKTDDLFHYLIKATTLPFLEMLDLWIHQGIIRDTYFEFMIEENTDLKRDNINRDFNDLYWEQRYQIRQDQIPKYLQSHALKILTTGKYLNVVRECNQSISQQQQHNKSDNNNNNNNNVKLNSQQQLLLLKLNTTQQQQQQQLSSTSASMIPTTIIEYSKNENVYIDKIEKAYDYASGILLNLLINERHLISRLKAIKHYFLLCKGDFFSHFMDTTYDELKKPLDQINMVKMNSLLQLSLRTSSISEEDEFKDDLECEFIPYKLVDQLLNIININNFNNPTTTTTTNTSSNNITATTNTSSNNTTINTTVNTTLIQSTSAHEVLKTNKLFGIESLAFNYNVGWPLSLIISRKSLIKYQIIFRHLFLCKHVEKVLVDTWSQHQFRRSSYNKPGLSTLLSFTHLLRHRMIHFLQNLEYYMMLEVLEPNWNKMKNSIKTSKTVDDVIRIHNDFLETCLTECMLTDTKLVNILMKFMSLCITFANFTNEMMQDEKNIDTEQIKKTISSSENKFHAILKVLMDTLKSFSKTESNRHMIHLIHRLDYNGYYSHYFENNPNLFKNKTSSSSNKSNNVSPPLEPRFSYQQQQQQQQQQQQQQQQQQQQQQQQQQQQQQQQQQQQQQQQQQQQQQQQQQQKQNQIQQQKQNQIQQQQQQSRGSTLPSNFSFQTALQQQINTTSATTTTSNQSPHTLIDDLKKRAYGILDSNNTKKTLERTSSSPALDNQSNSLPMTQSISQYAEKLKNLRAVIKNDELK comes from the exons atgaaacaaaaccaaccaaatttaaatgtaaatttaaataataggttacaacaacaacaattaaatcaagTAGCGCAACagcaattacaacaacaaccattaaaaaatacaaaacaaaatccaataaataatcaaacaaatggaattttaaataataaaccaattacCACTTCATCAAACATAATGAATagtgataatattttaaataataataataataataatacaaataaaccTTCTTCAACATTTAACTTTAATATAACTaatacaccaccaccacctgtaaataaacaaaaaccaATTACTTCTTCGTCAACATCTAAACCATCtaataccaccactactactactactacaactactacaacaaaaccaccatcaaattcattaccttcatcatcatcatcaaaagtTAAGGTTAATTCATTAACttcacaaaataataataataataatagcaatactAATACAAATATGACAACCCAACCAccaacatttaataatttaataaaaccaCAATCACTACCATCGACTACAGGTATGAACGAAATAAAGAATACACCAACAAGGACAACCACTACTACATCAACACAACACACtaaatatataaaagaagatattgttgttaaagaaaataataatagaattagtaacatgaataataataatataagtGGAGCTAGTGGTGGCACTACATTTAATAGTTATAACTATCTACCAAATAATACTCTTGATAATTTCataaataattctaatacaactacaacaaccacaaataataatactaataataataataataataacaataataataatataattaataatataaaacaacaacacgAATTAGAACTATTACAACAAAAACATATTGAAGAgatgaaaatattacaaaatgaacaattaaatcaattaaaaaaacaacaaaagaaattaaatgaatcagATACGGATGGTagtgacgatgatgatgacgatgatgatgaatatgGTGAAAATATGAATTTATCACCAAGAACATTaagagaattaaaaaatattcaaagattaaaaaatctaGAGAAATTTAGTCCACCTTATTTAATAACTAAAAAAACTTCaccatcaattaaaacattaCCAAAATTCCCAGAATGGACAAAAGAAAGACCTTTTCTTAATTATGGTTATCTTGCAAATATATCTACAAATTATACAAGTTTAATTTTACCT tcAAAATATGAACAAactaaaattcaattaagttcaataccaaattattttagagaacaaattttaattgaggatttattatcaacaatGATTGGAATTGAAGGAGAATGTATACATATAGGAGTTGTACAAGAGAATGAAGATGATTCATTACAGAGTAATTTAGTTAGTTTTGTAGTTGAAGGAGAGGTTGACCCaagtaataatgatttagttCAAAGGATTCTACCATTATGTTCATATTATTCATTCGTTAATGATTTCATTCAAATTCGATATGCCTATGAATGGGGTATAATCAATCATTCATTATGTTTTTCAATCGATCAACTATTGAAAGAGTATTTAGTATTGGTATCACAATTGGAAGGTCAATTAAAATCAGAGAGATTAAGTTTACAAAGAATGTGGTTCTATTTACAACCAACCATCAAAACATTTGAAATACTTTATAGAGTGACCTCGGAAATTATGAGATGCAATAGTCATGGTGTTCAAGTGATTAATTTACTCTTAAAGCTACAATCGAAATATTCAAGTGATAAGAAAACCGATGATCTATTTCATTATCTCATTAAAGCTACAACTTTACCTTTCTTGGAGATGTTGGACCTTTGGATTCATCAAGGTATAATTAGAGATACCTATTTCGAATTCATGATTGAAGAGAATACAGATTTAAAACGTGACAATATCAATAGGGATTTTAATGATCTCTATTGGGAACAACGTTATCAAATTCGTCAAGATCAAATTCCAAAATATTTACAATCACAtgctttaaaaattttaacaactggtaaatatttaaatgttgTTAGAGAATGtaatcaatcaatttcacaacaacaacaacataatAAATctgacaataataataataataataataatgtaaaattaaacagtcaacaacaattattattattaaaattaaatacaactcaacaacaacaacaacaacaactttcAAGTACATCAGCATCAATGataccaacaacaattattgaATATTCAAAGAATGAAAATGTTTATATTGATAAGATTGAAAAAGCATATGATTATGCAAGtggtatattattaaatttattaattaatgaaagaCATTTAATCTCAAGATTAAAAGCTATTAAACATTATTTCCTCTTATGCAAAGGTGATTTCTTTTCTCACTTTATGGATACCACTTATGATGAATTAAAGAAACCATTGGATCAAATTAATATGGTTAAAATGAATTCATTACTTCAACTCTCATTAAGAACTTCTTCAATATCTGAAGAGGATGAATTTAAAGATGATTTAGAATGTGAATTCATTCCATATAAATTGGttgatcaattattaaatattattaacattaataattttaataatccaacaactacaactactacaaatacttcttcaaataatataacaGCGACTACAAATacttcttcaaataatacaacTATAAATACAACAGTTAATACAACACTAATTCAATCAACATCAGCACATgaagttttaaaaactaataaattatttggtatTGAATCTTTGGcatttaattataatgttGGTTGGCcattatctttaattattagtagaaaatctttaataaaatatcaaatcaTATTCAGACATTTATTCCTTTGCAAACATGTTGAAAAGGTTTTGGTTGATACTTGGAGTCAACATCAATTTAGAAGGTCATCCTATAATAAACCTGGTCTTTCAACTTTATTATCCTTTACTCATTTACTTAGACATCGTATGATTCATTTCTTACAAAATTTAGAATATTATATGATGTTAGAAGTTTTAGAACCAAATTggaataaaatgaaaaactcaattaaaact tcAAAAACTGTTGATGATGTAATTAGGATTCATAATGATTTTTTGGAAACTTGTTTAACAGAATGTATGCTTACTGATACTAAATTAGTTAAT attttaatgaaattcatGTCACTTTGTATTACTTTTGCAAACTTTACAAATGAAATGATGCAGGATGAAAAGAACATTGATAcagaacaaattaaaaagacAATTAGTAGTTCAGAAAATAAATTCCATGCCATTCTTAAAGTATTAATGGATACattgaaatcattttcaaagaCTGAATCAAATAGACATatgattcatttaattcataGATTGGATTATAATGGTTATTATTCacattattttgaaaataatccaaatttatttaagaaTAAGACTTCTTCATCAAGtaataaatctaataatGTATCACCACCTTTAGAACCAAGATTTTcataccaacaacaacagcaacaacagcaacaacagcaacaacaacagcagcagcagcaacaacagcagcagcaacaacaacaacagcagcaacaacaacagcaacagcaacagcagcagcaacaacagcaacaacaacaacagcaacaacagcaacagaaacaaaaccaaatacaacaacagaaacaaaatcaaatacagcagcaacaacaacaaagtaGGGGTAGTACATTACCAagtaatttttcatttcaaacagcacttcaacaacaaataaatacaaCATCAGCTACAACCACAACATCGAATCAATCACCACACacattaattgatgatttaaagaaaagaGCTTATGGAATActtgatagtaataatacgAAAAAAACTTTAGAAAGAACTAGCTCATCGCCAGCTTTAGATAACCAAAGTAATAGTTTACCAATGACTCAATCAATTTCACAGTATGccgaaaaattaaaaaatttaagggcagttattaaaaatgatgaattaaaataa
- the dlcC gene encoding cytoplasmic dynein light chain codes for MNVELEESFKKIQSHKGVVGVLIINKQGSVIKSTFDQEVSLSYSKVILDMFPKAHDLLKVNDNNDELSFFRVRSKDNDIMVTPDKDFFLMVVNKINK; via the exons atg aatGTCGAATTAGaagaatcatttaaaaaaatccaatCACATAaaggtgttgttggtgtattaattataaataaacaagGATCAGTTATAAAATCAACATTTGATCAAGAAGTTAGTTTAAGTTATTCAAAAGTTATTTTAGATATGTTTCCAAAAGCACATGACCTTTTAAaagttaatgataataat GACGAGTTATCATTTTTTAGGGTTAGATCAAAAGATAATGATATCATGGTAACACCAGATaaagatttctttttaatggttgtaaataaaataaataaataa
- the gxcP gene encoding RhoGEF domain-containing protein (pleckstrin homology (PH) domain-containing protein): protein MIDPDTGSSNNISPTISISRVGMLQQGGGYDSIGSSNSMMNIDDTASNISGVSNFYMKSSLKNHNNNNNNNSNNSELSQSPKKKFGISSHHQGIHFSNLGGWFSMSHLHNTQKSFTDLSQKIFHGKGIKKLRNMKKKKRIKKSKASYIRRRKLSKLMNSRVSMIIMIVATLFLLYIDDILYTSLAPNSPATFNSVSVLKVIVFFIFVIDLIFQIYVQRLAYILTLFFPIDLISIASLVPDVVGYVFSVTSLLYALNSLSISRTARVARMASRLSRIARIINFFDVFQCGKRVDDKPKNEISVSVEPSTIGKKLLAKTSHKIVVMCLLIVLITTLTSPAPDSDPYFTSILELLVISANQNGINSQAFTTSFNEIQSNKDTVDLLYLKVNGIDVYQSSINTDEWYPSWIIKNSFNGSDINEMWVNNQKNEQYLAALSITMTTCLIIILSFGTLLISRDFQILVIKPIERMISLIKKISSMERGYDSDYDSDPDDEYTNQTTEDDGNCGADDGDAKNINMNDLEVGGFSSAGDSDFESFGEYGSEENETEILVEVLNELAYKKLSNQNNERIQHENKQKIVDGLNCLLANIKSFAQRKHFTSELKIYNRRHRIVKEILTTEQTYCNSLSTKIEVFILPLRSKSIISNDDLSTIFSNSEVIHQFNSGFLALLEEKINNWSTNQSIGEVFNYLENSVQCYSTYVNNYNNSIKALEDCKRDNEKFVEFLADQREKASIELPGYLIMPVQRMPRYVMLLEDLLKHTAPQHFDFEPIDNAVKSLKKITVQLNERKRESENKQSIQDIYMQLVPPIQDILTPGNCIAANSKLKQDSLKFHFILFQTGLLKVEKSHDELHVKQYYQIKDKPIVLTVLQDVPSMKFFNAFQIKIEDEHELLLFAKTEEIRNQWINALTQFTKVQTQRTKSVLMINSHLRKSTISRGSGSNILQNSPLSTSRLSYSSNSGSQSGGSSSRNLNK from the coding sequence atgatagatCCGGATACAggatcatcaaataatatctCACCAACTATTAGTATATCTAGAGTTGGAATGTTACAGCAAGGTGGCGGATATGATTCAATTGGGTCATCAAATAGTATGATGAATATTGATGATACAGCAAGTAATATAAGTGGTGTTAGTAACTTTTATATgaaatcatcattaaaaaatcataataataataataataataatagtaataacagtGAATTATCACAATCACCAAAGaaaaaatttggaatttCATCACATCATCAAGGTAttcatttttcaaatttaggAGGATGGTTTTCAATGTCACATTTACATAATACACAAAAATCATTTACAGATTTAAGTCAAAAGATATTTCATGGAAAGGGTATAAAGAAACTTAGaaatatgaaaaagaaaaagagaattaaaaaaagtaaagcATCTTATATTAGAAGAAGGAAACTTAGTAAATTAATGAATAGTAGAGTatcaatgataataatgatagttGCGACACTATTCCTATTATATATTGATGATATTTTGTATACATCATTGGCACCAAATTCACCGGCCACATTTAATTCAGTATCGGTTTTAAAggttattgtattttttatatttgtaattgatttaatatttcaaatctATGTTCAAAGATTGGCATATATTTTAACATTATTCTTTCccattgatttaatatcgATTGCATCATTGGTGCCAGATGTAGTTGGATACGTTTTCAGTGTCACTAGTTTATTGTATgcattaaattcattatcaatatctAGAACTGCCAGAGTTGCAAGAATGGCATCTCGGTTATCAAGAATCGCAAGAATTATAAACTTTTTCGATGTTTTTCAATGTGGTAAACGTGTGGATGATAAACCAAAGAATGAGATATCAGTATCTGTTGAACCAAGTACAATTGGAAAGAAACTATTGGCTAAAACATCTCATAAAATTGTGGTAATGTGTTTATTGATTGTATTGATCACAACATTAACTTCACCAGCACCAGATTCAGATCCATATTTTACTTCAATCTTAGAGTTATTGGTTATTTCTGCTAATCAAAATGGTATAAACTCTCAAGCATTTACAACatcatttaatgaaattcaaaGTAATAAAGATACAGTTGACCTTTTATACTTAAAAGTTAATGGTATCGATGTTTAtcaatcatcaattaatacaGACGAATGGTATCCAAGttggattattaaaaattcattcaaTGGTTCAGATATTAATGAAATGTGGGTAAACAATCAAAAGAATGAACAATATTTAGCAGCTTTATCAATTACAATGACAACttgtttaataattatacttTCATTTGgaactttattaatttcaagggattttcaaattttagttataaaaccaattgaaagaatgatatcattaattaaaaagatcTCATCAATGGAAAGAGGGTATGACAGTGATTATGACTCCGATCCAGATGATGAATATACAAATCAAACCACTGAAGATGATGGTAATTGTGGTGCAGATGATGGTGATgctaaaaatataaatatgaaTGATTTAGAAGTTGGTGGATTTTCAAGTGCAGGTGATTCAGATTTTGAAAGTTTTGGAGAATATGGTTCagaagaaaatgaaacaGAAATTCTTGTAGAggttttaaatgaattggcatataaaaaattatcaaatcaaaataatgaaaGAATTCAACatgaaaataaacaaaaaatagtTGATGGATTGAATTGTTTATTggcaaatattaaatcatttgcaCAAAGAAAACATTTTACCAGTGAacttaaaatttataatagaaGACATAGAATTGTTAAAGAGATTTTAACTACTGAACAAACCTATTGTaattcattatcaacaaAGATTGAAGTTTTCATTTTACCATTACGTAGTAAATCGattatttcaaatgatgatcTTTCAACTATATTTAGTAATTCTGAAGTTATTCATCAATTTAATAGTGGATTTTTAGCATTACTAGAGgagaaaattaataattggtcTACTAATCAATCGATTGGTGAAgtgtttaattatttggaGAATTCAGTTCAATGTTATAGTACCTATGtaaacaattataataactCAATAAAGGCATTGGAAGATTGTAAGAGAGATAATGAGAAGTTTGTAGAGTTTTTAGCGGACCAACGTGAAAAGGCATCGATAGAGTTACCAGGTTATTTAATTATGCCCGTTCAACGTATGCCACGTTATGTGATGTTATTAGaggatttattaaaacataCAGCACCTCAACATTTCGATTTTGAACCAATTGATAATGctgttaaatcattaaagaaaataacgGTACAATTGAATGAAAGAAAGAGAGAATCAGAGAACAAACAATCGATTCAAGATATCTATATGCAATTGGTACCACCAATTCAAGACATTTTAACACCTGGAAATTGTATAGCtgcaaattcaaaattaaaacaagacTCTCTTAAATTCCATTTCATCCTTTTCCAAACTGGTCTATTAAAAGTTGAAAAGAGTCATGACGAATTACATGTTaaacaatattatcaaattaaagataaaccAATCGTATTAACTGTACTCCAAGATGTACCTTCAATGAAATTCTTTAATGcttttcaaataaagattGAGGATGAACATGAACTATTACTCTTTGCAAAAACTGAAGAAATTCGTAATCAATGGATAAACGCTTTAACTCAATTTACAAAAGTTCAAACTCAACGTACAAAGAGtgttttaatgataaattcTCATCTTCGTAAATCAACCATTAGTCGTGGTAGTGGTTCAAATATACTTCAAAATTCACCTTTATCAACTTCAAGATTATCTTATTCTTCAAATTCTGGTTCTCaaagtggtggtagtagtagtagaaatttaaataaataa